A stretch of the Chanos chanos chromosome 1, fChaCha1.1, whole genome shotgun sequence genome encodes the following:
- the acsl2 gene encoding long-chain-fatty-acid--CoA ligase 6 isoform X2 — MFQRGLRIAGDGPCLGFRKPGEPYQWISYTEWVIAELACYTYSMAVVPLYDTLGVEAMIHILKLAEISLVICDKEEKAESLLTKKEKGVTPTLSCLVLFNPCSAALVERGRNCGVEILQLSEIMDLGRQNLKPPVPPQPQDLAVVCFTSGTTGKPKGAMITHGNIASNTSSVIKILEGFFVIRQEDVSISYLPLAHMFERMIQVSMFCHGARVGFYQGDISLLMDDIKTLKPTFFPVVPRLLNRIYDKIMGSVTSPLRRVILQYAVRRKQAELSSGVVRNNSLWDKLVFNKIQASLGGNLRFILTASAPISPAVLSFLRATLGCLIFEGYGQTECTAGCTFSMPGDWSAGHVGAPLPCAMVKVTDIPDMNYFAKNGEGEICIQGPSVFRGYLKDEERTDEALDSDGWLHTGDVGQWLPNGTLRIIDRKKHIFKLSQGEYIAPEKIENAYMRCLPVLQVFVHGDSLQSYLIGIVVPDPEVFSDWAKERGFVGSYEELCQNPDVKKAVLEDMTAVGKEAGLKSFEQVKDLYLHPEMFSVSNGLLTPTLKSRRVDLRRVFQEQIKQMYSKTAI, encoded by the exons ATGTTCCAGAGAGGGTTGAGAATAGCAG GTGATGGTCCATGTTTGGGCTTCAGAAAGCCAGGTGAGCCGTACCAGTGGATCTCTTACACTGAG TGGGTAATCGCAGAACTGGCTTGCTACACATACTCTATGGCTGTTGTTCCTCTTTATGACACACTGGGAGTGGAGGCCATGATTCATATTCTTAAACTGG cgGAAATCTCCCTGGTCATCTGTGACAAAGAGGAGAAGGCAGAATCTTTGCTGacgaagaaagagaaaggcgTGACTCCCACGCTGTCCTGCCTGGTGCTCTTTAACCCCTGCAGCGCCGCCCTGGTGGAGAGGGGGCGTAACTGCGGCGTGGAGATCCTACAGCTGTCTGAGATTATG GATCTGGGTCGGCAGAACCTCAAACCCCCTGTG cctCCACAGCCTCAGGACTTAGCTGTTGTGTGCTTCACCAGTGGAAcaacag gaaagcCAAAAGGAGCCATGATCACCCATGGCAACATCGCGTCCAACACGTCTTCCGTCATCAAGATCTTAGAG GGCTTTTTTGTGATTCGTCAAGAGGATGTGTCAATCTCCTACCTGCCACTGGCCCATATGTTTGAGCGCATGATTCAG GTGTCTATGTTCTGTCACGGAGCCAGGGTGGGGTTTTATCAGGGGGACATCTCTCTACTCATGGACGACATTAAAACCCTCAAACCCACATTCTTCCCTGTCGTCCCCCGTTTACTCAACCGCATCTACGACAAG atcatgGGCTCTGTGACCTCTCCGCTGCGGAGGGTCATTCTACAGTACGCGGTGAGAAGGAAGCAGGCAGAGCTCAGCAGTGGAGTCGTCCGTAATAACAGCCTCTGGGACAAACTGGTCTTCAATAAAATACAG GCCAGTCTAGGTGGTAATCTCCGGTTCATTCTGACGGCTTCAGCCCCCATCTCCCCTGCTGTCCTGTCTTTCCTCCGAGCCACGCTGGGCTGTCTG ATTTTTGAAGGTTACGGGCAGACTGAGTGTACAGCAGGCTGTACCTTCTCCATGCCAGGAGACTGGAGTGCAG gccaTGTGGGGGCGCCATTGCCCTGTGCCATGGTGAAGGTGACTGATATTCCTGATATGAACTACTTCGCGAAGaacggagagggagag atctgTATCCAGGGTCCCAGCGTGTTTCGGGGATATCTGAAGGACGAGGAAAGAACGGATGAAGCCCTGGACAGCGACGGTTGGCTCCACACTGGAGACGTGGGACAGTGGCTTCCG aaCGGGACCCTGCGCATTATCGACAGGAAGAAACACATCTTTAAACTGTCTCAGGGAGAGTACATCGCCCCGGAGAAGATCGAGAACGCGTACATGCGATGTTTGCCAGTACTACAGGTTTTTGTACATGGAGACAGcctgcag tcTTATCTGATTGGCATCGTGGTGCCAGACCCGGAGGTGTTCAGTGACTGGGCCAAAGAGAGAGGCTTTGTGGGATCTTATGAGGAGCTCTGTCAGAATCCA gaTGTGAAAAAAGCGGTGCTGGAGGACATGACTGCCGTGGGGAAAGAGGCGGGGCTTAAGTCCTTTGAGCAG gtaAAGGATTTGTATCTGCATCCTGAGATGTTTAGCGTGAGTAATGGTCTCCTCACCCCTACCTTGAAGAGCAGACGGGTTGACCTCCGCAGAGTCTTCCAGGAGCAGATTAAGCAGATGTACAGCAAGACAGCTATTTAG
- the acsl2 gene encoding long-chain-fatty-acid--CoA ligase 1 isoform X1 yields MQFQEWLRSLRSGGGVKGPEVEDLRSILPSLPSSFSLSSLSLSPSSLLGLGALASLTAYWLVTRPRPIRPPCDLHAQSIPVQGDPSCRRSALLKDDNLLEFYYDDTRTAYDMFQRGLRIAGDGPCLGFRKPGEPYQWISYTEVAERAQVLGSGLLAKGCQPNHDQFVGIYAQNRPEWVIAELACYTYSMAVVPLYDTLGVEAMIHILKLAEISLVICDKEEKAESLLTKKEKGVTPTLSCLVLFNPCSAALVERGRNCGVEILQLSEIMDLGRQNLKPPVPPQPQDLAVVCFTSGTTGKPKGAMITHGNIASNTSSVIKILEGFFVIRQEDVSISYLPLAHMFERMIQVSMFCHGARVGFYQGDISLLMDDIKTLKPTFFPVVPRLLNRIYDKIMGSVTSPLRRVILQYAVRRKQAELSSGVVRNNSLWDKLVFNKIQASLGGNLRFILTASAPISPAVLSFLRATLGCLIFEGYGQTECTAGCTFSMPGDWSAGHVGAPLPCAMVKVTDIPDMNYFAKNGEGEICIQGPSVFRGYLKDEERTDEALDSDGWLHTGDVGQWLPNGTLRIIDRKKHIFKLSQGEYIAPEKIENAYMRCLPVLQVFVHGDSLQSYLIGIVVPDPEVFSDWAKERGFVGSYEELCQNPDVKKAVLEDMTAVGKEAGLKSFEQVKDLYLHPEMFSVSNGLLTPTLKSRRVDLRRVFQEQIKQMYSKTAI; encoded by the exons atgCAGTTTCAGGAGTGGTTGCGATCCCTCCGCTCAGGTGGAGGAGTCAAGGGCCCTGAGGTGGAGGACCTGCGGAGcatccttccctctctcccctcgtctttctccctctcctctctctccctctctccgtcctCTCTGCTGGGCCTAGGAGCCTTGGCCTCTCTCACAGCCTATTGGCTGGTCACACGGCCCAGACCTATCCGCCCGCCCTGTGACCTCCACGCCCAGTCCATACCTGTACAG GGAGACCCCAGCTGTAGGCGCTCAGCCTTGCTGAAAGATGACAACCTGCTGGAGTTTTACTATGACGACACAAGGACGGCTTACGACATGTTCCAGAGAGGGTTGAGAATAGCAG GTGATGGTCCATGTTTGGGCTTCAGAAAGCCAGGTGAGCCGTACCAGTGGATCTCTTACACTGAG GTGGCAGAGAGGGCTCAGGTTTTGGGCTCTGGACTCCTGGCCAAAGGATGCCAGCCAAACCATGACCAGTTTGTGGGCATCTACGCCCAGAACAGACCAGAG TGGGTAATCGCAGAACTGGCTTGCTACACATACTCTATGGCTGTTGTTCCTCTTTATGACACACTGGGAGTGGAGGCCATGATTCATATTCTTAAACTGG cgGAAATCTCCCTGGTCATCTGTGACAAAGAGGAGAAGGCAGAATCTTTGCTGacgaagaaagagaaaggcgTGACTCCCACGCTGTCCTGCCTGGTGCTCTTTAACCCCTGCAGCGCCGCCCTGGTGGAGAGGGGGCGTAACTGCGGCGTGGAGATCCTACAGCTGTCTGAGATTATG GATCTGGGTCGGCAGAACCTCAAACCCCCTGTG cctCCACAGCCTCAGGACTTAGCTGTTGTGTGCTTCACCAGTGGAAcaacag gaaagcCAAAAGGAGCCATGATCACCCATGGCAACATCGCGTCCAACACGTCTTCCGTCATCAAGATCTTAGAG GGCTTTTTTGTGATTCGTCAAGAGGATGTGTCAATCTCCTACCTGCCACTGGCCCATATGTTTGAGCGCATGATTCAG GTGTCTATGTTCTGTCACGGAGCCAGGGTGGGGTTTTATCAGGGGGACATCTCTCTACTCATGGACGACATTAAAACCCTCAAACCCACATTCTTCCCTGTCGTCCCCCGTTTACTCAACCGCATCTACGACAAG atcatgGGCTCTGTGACCTCTCCGCTGCGGAGGGTCATTCTACAGTACGCGGTGAGAAGGAAGCAGGCAGAGCTCAGCAGTGGAGTCGTCCGTAATAACAGCCTCTGGGACAAACTGGTCTTCAATAAAATACAG GCCAGTCTAGGTGGTAATCTCCGGTTCATTCTGACGGCTTCAGCCCCCATCTCCCCTGCTGTCCTGTCTTTCCTCCGAGCCACGCTGGGCTGTCTG ATTTTTGAAGGTTACGGGCAGACTGAGTGTACAGCAGGCTGTACCTTCTCCATGCCAGGAGACTGGAGTGCAG gccaTGTGGGGGCGCCATTGCCCTGTGCCATGGTGAAGGTGACTGATATTCCTGATATGAACTACTTCGCGAAGaacggagagggagag atctgTATCCAGGGTCCCAGCGTGTTTCGGGGATATCTGAAGGACGAGGAAAGAACGGATGAAGCCCTGGACAGCGACGGTTGGCTCCACACTGGAGACGTGGGACAGTGGCTTCCG aaCGGGACCCTGCGCATTATCGACAGGAAGAAACACATCTTTAAACTGTCTCAGGGAGAGTACATCGCCCCGGAGAAGATCGAGAACGCGTACATGCGATGTTTGCCAGTACTACAGGTTTTTGTACATGGAGACAGcctgcag tcTTATCTGATTGGCATCGTGGTGCCAGACCCGGAGGTGTTCAGTGACTGGGCCAAAGAGAGAGGCTTTGTGGGATCTTATGAGGAGCTCTGTCAGAATCCA gaTGTGAAAAAAGCGGTGCTGGAGGACATGACTGCCGTGGGGAAAGAGGCGGGGCTTAAGTCCTTTGAGCAG gtaAAGGATTTGTATCTGCATCCTGAGATGTTTAGCGTGAGTAATGGTCTCCTCACCCCTACCTTGAAGAGCAGACGGGTTGACCTCCGCAGAGTCTTCCAGGAGCAGATTAAGCAGATGTACAGCAAGACAGCTATTTAG